A part of Pararhizobium sp. A13 genomic DNA contains:
- a CDS encoding sensor histidine kinase gives MSDRQDKQSELGAPWRALLRSRLRRPLSFYLAVLLLVAIVPSFVFSMIILKRSIDEQERVVTALLKGTTGAVTRVVEREIGGMLTTLKVLSTASAIDNRNLDQFYERASSALADTDSNLLVIDRTHNQLFNTRVPFGSALGKASDPASIDLAFRNGGPLISNVFFGRTAGKWVFNVYLPITTPLGNKDYLLTLTQNAENMSKAVSRDVLSPGWNAALVDGADNVIASSDPTVAMGRPFFMNIVPALRVGVGEATHDGVAYRTVTEFSVLTGWKVIAWARSADVDAPALWSYLWLSLGGILFAGIAIAGSVTIAGLLTQGVKLLARDAHLLGAGRPIAPRRHMISEIETVSTALAEAAQARRKAENEIRFLMREVAHRSKNQLTVIQSMLNQSLNAAESRVDFAEAFRKRIAGLARSTDLMIANAAQGVDFRELAQNQLQPFIPDDPNRVRLSGSPVRLDAQVSQTLGMALHELATNATKYGALGNSKGIVDLKWSVADGAFLLVWREAGADFDADTIAPTRKGFGTIVLERMLAMALDAKLERIMHADGIEWRVKIPEERLNANLSIQS, from the coding sequence TTGAGCGACAGACAGGACAAACAGAGCGAGCTGGGCGCTCCTTGGAGGGCGCTCCTGCGCTCGCGGCTGAGGCGGCCTCTGTCGTTCTATCTGGCGGTGCTGCTGCTCGTCGCCATCGTTCCTTCCTTCGTCTTCTCGATGATCATCCTGAAGCGCAGCATCGACGAGCAGGAGCGCGTGGTCACGGCGCTGCTCAAGGGAACAACCGGCGCGGTCACCCGCGTGGTCGAGCGCGAGATCGGCGGCATGCTGACCACGCTCAAGGTGTTGTCGACCGCAAGTGCGATCGACAACAGAAATCTGGATCAGTTCTATGAGCGGGCGTCGTCCGCCCTCGCCGACACCGATTCCAATCTGCTGGTCATCGATCGCACGCACAATCAGCTTTTCAACACGCGGGTGCCCTTTGGCAGCGCGCTCGGCAAGGCGTCGGATCCTGCCTCGATCGATCTGGCGTTCCGCAACGGCGGTCCGCTCATTTCAAACGTCTTTTTCGGCAGGACGGCGGGAAAATGGGTGTTCAACGTTTATCTGCCGATCACCACGCCGCTCGGCAACAAGGATTATCTGCTGACGCTGACCCAGAATGCCGAGAACATGTCGAAAGCGGTCAGCAGGGATGTCCTGTCGCCCGGCTGGAATGCGGCGCTGGTCGACGGCGCTGACAATGTGATTGCCTCGTCCGATCCCACAGTGGCGATGGGCAGGCCGTTCTTCATGAACATCGTACCGGCATTGCGCGTCGGGGTCGGTGAGGCGACGCATGACGGCGTGGCATACAGGACGGTCACGGAGTTTTCCGTTCTCACAGGCTGGAAAGTCATCGCCTGGGCGAGAAGTGCCGATGTCGATGCGCCGGCCTTGTGGTCCTATCTCTGGCTGTCGCTGGGTGGGATTCTCTTTGCCGGCATCGCGATCGCCGGGTCGGTTACCATCGCGGGGCTTTTGACGCAGGGCGTCAAGTTGCTGGCGCGCGATGCGCATCTCCTGGGTGCCGGCCGGCCGATCGCGCCGCGCAGGCACATGATTTCCGAGATCGAGACAGTCTCCACTGCGCTGGCCGAGGCGGCGCAGGCCCGCCGGAAGGCGGAAAACGAAATCCGCTTCCTGATGCGCGAGGTGGCGCACCGGTCCAAGAACCAGTTGACCGTTATTCAGTCGATGCTCAACCAGTCCCTCAACGCAGCGGAAAGCCGGGTGGATTTTGCAGAGGCATTCCGCAAGCGGATTGCCGGCCTCGCCCGCTCGACCGATCTGATGATTGCCAATGCCGCGCAGGGCGTCGATTTCCGTGAACTCGCGCAAAATCAACTGCAGCCGTTCATTCCCGACGATCCGAACCGCGTTCGCCTTTCGGGGTCGCCCGTGCGTCTTGACGCTCAGGTCTCGCAGACGCTGGGCATGGCGCTGCACGAGCTTGCGACCAACGCGACGAAATATGGTGCGCTGGGCAACAGCAAGGGGATCGTCGACCTGAAGTGGTCGGTCGCTGACGGGGCGTTTCTGCTCGTCTGGAGAGAAGCGGGCGCAGACTTCGATGCTGACACCATCGCCCCCACGCGCAAGGGCTTCGGCACGATCGTGCTTGAGCGTATGCTTGCCATGGCGCTGGATGCCAAGCTGGAGCGGATCATGCATGCGGACGGCATCGAATGGCGGGTGAAGATCCCCGAGGAGCGGTTGAACGCAAACCTGTCGATACAATCGTAA
- a CDS encoding SH3 domain-containing protein, with protein sequence MRHKRIVAATVLAVFAFAIVPAFGAECVVADPTGTPLNVRAQPNGHILSTLDNGLSVDMIAETRVGGKRWVQVAADGETLGWVFANFLDCSRRDENLKSAPMHPRTAPE encoded by the coding sequence ATGCGCCACAAGAGGATAGTAGCCGCTACCGTACTTGCGGTTTTCGCGTTTGCCATAGTGCCCGCCTTCGGCGCCGAATGCGTGGTGGCCGACCCGACAGGCACGCCGCTTAATGTCCGGGCACAGCCAAACGGACATATCCTGTCCACCCTCGACAATGGGCTTTCCGTCGATATGATCGCCGAAACACGAGTAGGCGGCAAGCGCTGGGTCCAGGTGGCCGCGGATGGCGAAACGCTGGGCTGGGTCTTTGCCAATTTCCTCGATTGCTCGAGACGCGACGAGAACCTGAAATCGGCGCCCATGCACCCGCGAACGGCGCCGGAATAA
- the rpsO gene encoding 30S ribosomal protein S15, translating to MSITAERKAALIKEYATVEGDTGSPEVQVAILTERINNLTDHFKDHKKDNHSRRGLLAMVSSRRSLLDYLKKKEEARYTKLITALGIRR from the coding sequence ATGTCGATCACTGCAGAGCGCAAGGCTGCGCTCATCAAGGAATACGCAACTGTTGAAGGCGATACCGGTTCTCCGGAAGTCCAGGTTGCCATCCTCACCGAGCGGATCAACAACCTGACCGATCACTTCAAGGACCACAAGAAGGACAACCACTCTCGTCGTGGCCTTCTGGCAATGGTTTCCAGCCGCCGTTCGCTTCTTGACTATCTCAAGAAGAAAGAAGAAGCGCGCTACACCAAGCTGATCACCGCTCTCGGCATTCGCCGCTAA
- the pnp gene encoding polyribonucleotide nucleotidyltransferase, giving the protein MFDTHTVEIEWAGRPLKLETGKIARQADGAVLATYGETVVLATVVSAKAPKPGQDFFPLTVNYQEKTYAAGKIPGGYFKREGRPSEKETLVSRLIDRPIRPLFPEGYKNDTQVVVTVVQHDLENDPDVLSMVAASAALTLSGVPFMGPVGGARVGYINGEYVLNPHLDEMDESILDLVVAGTQDAVLMVESEAKELNEDVMLGAVMFGHKGFQPVIDAIIKLAEVAAKEPRDFTPEDHSELEAEMLSIAEAELRVAYKNTQKAERYAAVDAVKAKVKAHFFPEGVEPKYTAEVIGAVFKHLQAKIVRWNILDTKSRIDGRDLSTVRPIVSEVGILPRTHGSALFTRGETQAIVVATLGTGEDEQYVDSLTGMYKEKFMLHYNFPPYSVGETGRMGSPGRREIGHGKLAWRAIRPMLPAAEQFPYTLRVVSEITESNGSSSMATVCGTSLALMDAGVPLAKPVAGIAMGLILEGERFAVLSDILGDEDHLGDMDFKVAGTADGITSLQMDIKIAGITEEIMKVALEQAQGGRKHILGEMANAITEGRSQLGEFAPRIEVMNIPVDKIREVIGSGGKVIREIVEKTGAKVNIEDDGTIKIASSSAKEIEAARKWIHSIVAEPEVGQIYEGTVVKTADFGAFVNFFGPRDGLVHISQLASERVAKTSDVVKEGDKVWVKLMGFDERGKVRLSMKVVDQATGKEVAKGEGEAAE; this is encoded by the coding sequence ATGTTCGATACCCACACGGTAGAAATTGAATGGGCAGGCCGCCCGCTCAAGCTCGAAACCGGCAAGATCGCTCGTCAGGCTGACGGCGCCGTGCTTGCCACCTACGGCGAGACCGTCGTTCTCGCCACCGTCGTTTCGGCCAAGGCGCCGAAGCCGGGCCAGGATTTCTTCCCGCTCACCGTCAACTACCAGGAAAAGACCTACGCCGCCGGCAAGATCCCGGGTGGCTACTTCAAGCGCGAAGGCCGTCCGTCGGAAAAGGAAACGCTGGTTTCCCGCCTGATCGACCGTCCGATCCGCCCGCTCTTCCCGGAAGGCTACAAGAACGACACCCAGGTTGTCGTCACGGTCGTCCAGCACGATCTGGAAAATGATCCGGACGTCCTGTCGATGGTCGCCGCTTCCGCAGCTCTGACGCTTTCGGGCGTTCCCTTCATGGGTCCTGTCGGCGGCGCACGCGTCGGTTACATCAACGGCGAATACGTTCTGAACCCGCATCTCGACGAGATGGACGAATCGATCCTCGACCTCGTCGTCGCCGGCACCCAGGACGCCGTCCTGATGGTCGAATCGGAAGCGAAGGAACTGAACGAAGACGTCATGCTCGGCGCCGTCATGTTCGGTCACAAGGGTTTCCAGCCGGTCATCGATGCGATCATCAAGCTCGCCGAAGTGGCTGCCAAGGAACCGCGCGATTTCACCCCGGAAGACCATTCCGAACTCGAAGCCGAAATGCTTTCGATCGCCGAAGCCGAACTGCGCGTTGCCTACAAGAACACCCAGAAGGCCGAGCGTTATGCAGCCGTCGACGCCGTCAAGGCCAAGGTGAAGGCACACTTCTTCCCGGAAGGCGTTGAGCCGAAGTACACGGCCGAAGTCATCGGCGCCGTCTTCAAGCACCTGCAGGCCAAGATCGTTCGCTGGAACATCCTCGACACCAAGAGCCGCATCGACGGCCGCGATCTGTCGACCGTTCGCCCGATCGTCTCGGAAGTCGGCATCCTGCCGCGCACGCATGGTTCGGCCCTGTTCACCCGCGGTGAAACGCAGGCGATCGTTGTTGCCACGCTCGGCACCGGCGAAGACGAACAGTACGTCGACTCGCTGACCGGCATGTACAAAGAAAAGTTCATGCTGCACTACAACTTCCCGCCCTATTCGGTCGGTGAAACCGGCCGCATGGGCTCTCCGGGCCGCCGCGAAATCGGTCACGGCAAGCTCGCTTGGCGCGCTATCCGTCCGATGCTGCCGGCCGCCGAGCAGTTCCCCTACACGCTGCGCGTCGTCTCCGAGATCACCGAGTCCAACGGCTCGTCCTCGATGGCAACCGTCTGCGGCACCTCGCTGGCGCTGATGGATGCCGGCGTTCCCTTGGCTAAGCCGGTTGCCGGTATTGCCATGGGCCTGATCCTCGAAGGTGAGCGCTTCGCAGTTCTCTCCGATATCCTTGGCGACGAGGATCACCTCGGCGACATGGACTTCAAGGTCGCAGGCACCGCCGACGGCATCACCTCGCTGCAGATGGACATCAAGATCGCCGGTATCACCGAAGAGATCATGAAGGTCGCGCTTGAGCAGGCGCAGGGCGGCCGCAAGCATATCCTCGGCGAGATGGCCAATGCCATCACCGAGGGACGCAGCCAGCTCGGCGAATTCGCACCGCGCATCGAAGTGATGAACATCCCGGTCGACAAGATCCGCGAAGTCATCGGTTCGGGCGGTAAGGTCATCCGCGAAATCGTCGAAAAGACCGGCGCCAAGGTCAACATCGAAGACGACGGCACGATCAAGATCGCTTCTTCGTCGGCTAAGGAAATCGAAGCAGCCCGCAAGTGGATCCATTCGATCGTCGCGGAACCGGAAGTCGGCCAGATCTACGAAGGCACGGTCGTCAAGACCGCCGACTTCGGTGCATTCGTCAACTTCTTCGGCCCGCGCGACGGTCTCGTACACATCTCGCAGCTCGCTTCCGAGCGTGTTGCCAAGACCTCCGACGTCGTCAAGGAAGGCGACAAGGTCTGGGTCAAGCTGATGGGCTTCGACGAGCGCGGCAAGGTTCGCCTCTCCATGAAGGTTGTCGATCAGGCAACCGGCAAGGAAGTCGCCAAGGGCGAAGGCGAAGCTGCTGAATAA
- a CDS encoding class I SAM-dependent methyltransferase, with the protein MSRDALKTLFHPFETGVVPAPGEGERVLFLGAEAGYRLPADFAASIAAVQALRPLYRGLEAARAPVTPFVEGEDYDAALILCGKHKGENEDRIAEALRCTKIGGLIVVAGGKEDGIQSLRKRVAQLGWGGDSLPKYHGIAFWFGRPEDADDVIAKFAKKPARVESRFEAAPGMFSHDRVDAGSELLASRLPDDFKGHAADFGAGWGYLSVMLAEKSPGLKGIDLFEADYHALEAARANLKANAPNVPTRFYWHDLASEETRDKYDLIVMNPPFHETQAADPALGIAMIKAAAKAMKIGGRLMLVANRGLPYEPVMAETFKEWGETCRNARFKVLWGKR; encoded by the coding sequence ATGAGCCGCGACGCGCTGAAAACCCTTTTCCATCCCTTCGAGACCGGCGTTGTTCCCGCACCTGGCGAAGGCGAGCGCGTGCTGTTTCTCGGCGCCGAGGCCGGTTACCGGCTGCCGGCGGATTTTGCCGCGTCGATCGCTGCCGTGCAGGCCCTGCGCCCGCTCTACCGCGGCCTTGAAGCTGCCAGGGCACCGGTGACCCCGTTCGTCGAGGGCGAGGACTATGATGCAGCGCTGATCCTGTGCGGCAAGCACAAGGGCGAGAACGAGGACCGTATCGCCGAGGCGCTGAGGTGCACCAAGATCGGTGGCCTGATCGTCGTTGCCGGCGGCAAGGAAGACGGTATCCAGTCGCTGCGCAAGCGCGTCGCCCAGCTTGGCTGGGGCGGCGACAGCCTGCCGAAATATCACGGCATCGCCTTCTGGTTCGGCCGTCCGGAAGATGCGGATGACGTGATCGCCAAGTTCGCCAAGAAGCCGGCGCGCGTCGAGAGCCGCTTCGAGGCGGCGCCCGGCATGTTCTCGCATGATCGCGTCGATGCCGGTTCGGAGCTGCTCGCCTCGCGCCTGCCGGACGACTTCAAGGGTCACGCCGCCGATTTCGGCGCCGGCTGGGGCTATCTGTCGGTAATGCTCGCAGAGAAATCCCCTGGCCTGAAGGGCATCGACCTGTTCGAGGCCGATTATCATGCGCTTGAGGCTGCCAGGGCTAACCTCAAGGCCAATGCGCCGAACGTCCCGACCCGCTTCTATTGGCACGACCTCGCCTCCGAGGAAACCCGCGACAAATACGACCTGATCGTCATGAACCCGCCGTTCCACGAGACCCAGGCCGCCGATCCGGCGCTTGGCATCGCGATGATCAAGGCTGCGGCCAAGGCGATGAAGATCGGTGGCCGGCTGATGCTGGTTGCCAATCGCGGCCTGCCTTACGAGCCGGTCATGGCCGAGACCTTCAAGGAATGGGGCGAGACCTGCCGCAACGCCCGCTTCAAGGTACTCTGGGGCAAGCGCTGA
- the htpG gene encoding molecular chaperone HtpG — protein MSNAPEKPVENHVFEADVARLLHLMVHSVYSDKDVFLRELISNAADACEKLRYEAIAAPELLSDDPSSRIILTLDADNNTLTLEDNGIGMNRDELVEALGTIARSGTRAFMERVEAAKAGEGAQLIGQFGVGFYSAFMVADKVDVVSRRAGSAHAWLWSSDGKGSYTVSEADLAQAPARGTRITLHLMDDAKSYTSKWSVSRIVKDQSGHVPVPIDLIEKPGAEAERVADGTALWTRSKNEITKEEYADFYRGVSGHYDEPALTVHFRAEGRHEYTVLAFVPESKPLDLFDPDGKGRMKLYVKRVFITDDAELLPRYLRFVRGLVDTADLPLNVSREMIQESPILAAIRKGLTNRVLTAIEKLQESDETAFAKLWEAFGSVLKEGIYDDFERRAQLLALSRFRTTTSDEATRSLADYVKDMKDAQAAIYYLAGDNIDRLKASPQLEGFRARGIEVLLLTDSVDSFWVTAAPDFEGKPFKSITQGAADLAQVPKADGDAQSTPETTQVVSDFIAFAKSALGDTVSDVRASDRLTESAVCLVAPEQGYDRQLEKMLQGAGRLDALAKPILEINPDHGLIAALASGGSDEFRTDAVQLLLDQARVLDGDKPQDPRAFAERLSRLFERALKA, from the coding sequence ATGAGCAATGCTCCAGAAAAACCCGTCGAAAACCACGTTTTTGAGGCCGACGTCGCGCGTCTGCTGCACCTCATGGTGCATTCCGTCTATTCCGACAAGGACGTGTTCCTGCGCGAGCTGATCTCGAACGCTGCCGATGCCTGCGAGAAGCTGCGCTATGAGGCGATCGCTGCTCCGGAACTTCTGTCCGACGATCCAAGTTCGCGCATCATCTTGACGCTCGACGCCGACAACAACACGCTGACTTTGGAAGACAACGGCATCGGCATGAACCGCGACGAGCTGGTAGAAGCGCTCGGCACGATTGCCCGGTCCGGCACGCGTGCCTTCATGGAGCGCGTCGAGGCGGCAAAGGCCGGTGAAGGCGCCCAACTGATCGGCCAGTTCGGCGTCGGTTTCTACTCCGCCTTCATGGTCGCGGACAAGGTCGATGTCGTCTCGCGCCGCGCCGGCAGCGCCCATGCCTGGCTCTGGTCGTCCGACGGCAAGGGCAGCTACACGGTATCGGAAGCCGACCTGGCGCAGGCCCCTGCCCGCGGCACCCGCATCACGTTGCACCTGATGGACGACGCCAAGAGCTATACCTCGAAATGGAGCGTCTCGCGGATCGTCAAGGACCAGTCCGGCCACGTGCCGGTGCCGATCGACCTGATCGAGAAGCCCGGCGCGGAAGCCGAGCGCGTGGCCGACGGCACGGCGCTCTGGACCCGGTCCAAGAACGAGATCACCAAGGAAGAATACGCCGATTTCTACCGCGGCGTTTCCGGCCATTATGACGAACCGGCGCTGACCGTGCATTTCCGCGCCGAGGGGCGGCATGAATATACCGTCCTTGCCTTCGTGCCGGAATCCAAACCGCTCGACCTGTTCGATCCCGACGGCAAGGGCCGGATGAAGCTCTACGTCAAGCGCGTCTTCATCACCGACGACGCCGAGCTTCTGCCGCGTTACCTGCGTTTCGTGCGCGGCCTCGTCGACACCGCCGACCTGCCGCTCAACGTGTCGCGCGAGATGATCCAGGAAAGCCCGATCCTCGCGGCGATCCGCAAGGGCCTGACCAACCGCGTGCTGACCGCCATCGAGAAGCTTCAGGAGAGCGACGAGACCGCTTTTGCCAAACTTTGGGAGGCCTTCGGCAGCGTGCTGAAGGAAGGCATCTATGACGATTTCGAGCGCCGGGCGCAGCTTCTTGCACTCTCGCGCTTCCGCACCACGACCTCTGACGAGGCGACGCGGTCGCTTGCCGACTACGTGAAGGACATGAAGGACGCGCAGGCAGCGATCTACTATCTCGCGGGCGACAACATCGACCGGCTGAAGGCTTCGCCGCAGCTCGAAGGTTTTCGCGCCCGCGGGATCGAGGTTCTGCTTTTGACGGACTCCGTCGACAGTTTCTGGGTCACGGCTGCCCCGGACTTCGAGGGCAAACCGTTCAAGTCGATCACGCAAGGGGCTGCCGATCTCGCCCAGGTGCCAAAGGCGGATGGAGACGCTCAGTCGACGCCGGAGACCACCCAGGTGGTCAGCGATTTCATCGCCTTTGCCAAGTCGGCGCTCGGCGACACTGTATCGGACGTGCGGGCATCCGACCGGCTGACGGAAAGCGCCGTCTGCCTCGTCGCTCCGGAACAGGGCTACGACCGTCAGCTGGAAAAGATGCTGCAGGGCGCCGGCAGGCTGGATGCGCTCGCCAAGCCGATCCTCGAGATCAATCCCGACCATGGGCTGATCGCAGCGCTGGCTTCAGGCGGCAGCGACGAATTCCGCACCGACGCAGTGCAGCTTCTGCTCGACCAGGCGCGCGTTCTCGACGGCGACAAGCCGCAGGACCCCCGCGCCTTCGCCGAGCGGCTTTCGCGGCTGTTCGAGCGGGCCTTGAAGGCATAA
- the fabI gene encoding enoyl-ACP reductase FabI — MTGLMNGKRGLIMGVANSHSIAWGIAQALAAEGAELAFTYQGEALGKRVKPLAAELNSDILLPCDVEDIASVDAVIDALRQTWGTLDFIVHAIGFSDKNELKGLYADTTRDNFSRTMVISCFSFTEIAKRAAELMTDGGAMLTLTYGGSMRVMPNYNVMGVAKAALEASVRYLAADYGSRGIRVNAISAGPIRTLAGAGISDARAMLSWQQKNSPMRRTVTIEDVGSSALYLLSGLSRGVTGEIHYVDSGYNITSMPALDTLRKADTE, encoded by the coding sequence ATGACCGGTCTGATGAACGGAAAACGCGGGCTCATCATGGGGGTTGCCAATAGCCACTCGATCGCCTGGGGTATCGCCCAGGCGCTGGCAGCCGAAGGTGCGGAACTCGCCTTCACCTATCAGGGCGAAGCGCTCGGCAAGCGGGTCAAGCCGCTGGCGGCCGAACTTAACTCCGACATCCTGCTTCCCTGCGACGTCGAAGATATCGCTTCCGTCGATGCCGTCATCGACGCGCTCAGGCAAACGTGGGGCACGCTCGACTTCATCGTGCATGCCATCGGCTTTTCCGACAAGAATGAGCTCAAGGGTCTCTACGCCGACACGACGCGCGACAATTTCAGCCGCACGATGGTCATCTCCTGCTTCTCCTTCACCGAGATCGCCAAGCGCGCTGCCGAACTGATGACCGACGGTGGCGCGATGCTGACGCTGACCTATGGCGGCTCCATGCGTGTCATGCCGAACTACAACGTCATGGGCGTCGCCAAGGCCGCTCTCGAGGCGTCCGTGCGCTATCTCGCCGCTGACTACGGTTCGCGTGGCATCCGCGTCAACGCCATCTCCGCCGGCCCGATCCGCACGCTTGCCGGCGCCGGCATTTCCGACGCCCGTGCCATGCTGTCCTGGCAGCAGAAGAACTCGCCGATGCGCCGCACCGTCACCATCGAGGATGTCGGCAGCTCTGCGCTCTACCTCCTGTCAGGTCTGTCGCGCGGCGTCACCGGCGAAATCCACTATGTGGACTCCGGCTACAACATCACGTCGATGCCGGCGCTCGACACCCTGCGCAAGGCAGACACGGAGTAG
- the fabB gene encoding beta-ketoacyl-ACP synthase I, with product MRRVVVTGLGIVSSIGNDAQEVTASLRAAKSGITFSNDFAEHGFKCQVWGAPNIDTTELVDRRAARFLSQGGTWNHVAMKQAIADSGLEDKDVGGNERTGIIMGSGGPSTRTLIDAAEITLKNNSPKRIGPFAVPKAMSSTASATLATWFKIYGVNYSISSACSTSAHCIGNAAEMIQWGKQDVMFAGGHEDLDWTMSNLFDAMGAMSSKYNDTPSTASRAYDVSRDGFVIAGGAGVLVLEELEHAKARGAKIYAEITGYGATSDGYDMVAPSGEGAVRCMRQALATVKGDVDYVNTHGTSTPVGDSKEIGAIREVFGNKIPHIQSTKSLTGHSLGAAGVQESIYSLLMMQAGFIGESAHITELDPEFDGVPIVRKRIDNAKIDIALSNSFGFGGTNATLVFQRYNG from the coding sequence ATGAGACGGGTTGTTGTCACGGGTCTGGGCATTGTTTCCTCCATCGGAAACGATGCACAGGAAGTCACCGCGTCGCTGCGCGCGGCGAAGTCCGGCATTACGTTCTCGAACGATTTTGCCGAACATGGCTTCAAGTGCCAGGTCTGGGGGGCGCCCAACATCGACACGACCGAGCTTGTCGACCGTCGCGCCGCACGCTTCCTGTCGCAGGGCGGCACGTGGAACCATGTGGCCATGAAGCAGGCGATCGCCGACTCGGGCCTCGAAGACAAGGATGTCGGCGGCAACGAGCGCACCGGCATCATCATGGGTTCGGGCGGTCCATCGACCCGTACGCTGATCGATGCGGCGGAAATCACCCTCAAGAACAATTCGCCCAAGCGCATCGGCCCGTTTGCCGTGCCGAAGGCAATGTCGTCCACCGCATCCGCGACGCTTGCCACCTGGTTCAAGATCTACGGCGTCAACTATTCTATCTCGTCGGCCTGCTCGACGTCGGCGCACTGCATCGGCAATGCGGCGGAAATGATCCAGTGGGGCAAGCAGGACGTGATGTTTGCCGGCGGCCACGAAGACCTCGACTGGACCATGTCGAACCTGTTCGACGCCATGGGCGCCATGTCCTCCAAGTACAACGACACGCCCTCGACTGCTTCGCGCGCCTATGACGTTTCCCGCGACGGCTTCGTCATCGCCGGCGGCGCCGGTGTTCTGGTCCTCGAAGAACTGGAGCATGCCAAGGCCCGCGGCGCGAAGATCTACGCTGAAATCACCGGCTACGGCGCAACCTCCGACGGTTACGACATGGTGGCTCCGTCCGGCGAAGGTGCCGTCCGCTGCATGCGCCAGGCCCTTGCCACGGTGAAGGGCGACGTTGACTACGTCAACACGCACGGCACCTCGACGCCGGTGGGTGACTCGAAGGAAATCGGCGCGATCCGCGAAGTCTTCGGAAACAAGATCCCGCATATCCAGTCGACCAAGTCGCTGACCGGCCACTCGCTGGGCGCTGCCGGCGTGCAGGAATCGATCTATTCGCTCCTGATGATGCAGGCCGGCTTCATCGGCGAAAGCGCCCACATCACCGAACTCGATCCGGAATTCGACGGAGTGCCGATCGTGCGCAAGCGCATCGACAACGCCAAGATCGATATTGCGCTGTCCAACTCCTTCGGCTTTGGCGGCACCAACGCGACGCTCGTTTTCCAGCGCTACAACGGATAA
- the fabA gene encoding 3-hydroxyacyl-[acyl-carrier-protein] dehydratase FabA, with translation MTTRQSSYNYEEILSCGRGELFGPGNAQLPLPPMLMVHRITDISETGGAFDKGYIRAEYDVRPDDWYFPCHFQGNPIMPGCLGLDGMWQLTGFFLGWLGEEGRGMALSTGEVKFKGMVRPHTKLLEYGIDFKRVMRGRLVLGTADGWLKADGETIYQASDLRVGLSKEKAA, from the coding sequence ATGACGACCAGACAATCTAGCTACAACTATGAAGAAATCCTCTCCTGCGGTCGCGGAGAATTGTTCGGCCCCGGCAATGCCCAGCTTCCCCTACCACCGATGCTGATGGTTCATCGCATCACGGATATCTCCGAAACCGGAGGCGCATTCGACAAGGGCTATATCCGTGCCGAATATGACGTCCGTCCCGATGACTGGTATTTCCCCTGCCATTTCCAGGGCAATCCGATCATGCCGGGCTGCCTTGGCCTTGATGGCATGTGGCAGCTGACAGGCTTCTTCCTCGGCTGGCTTGGCGAGGAAGGTCGCGGCATGGCGCTTTCCACCGGTGAAGTGAAGTTCAAGGGCATGGTCCGTCCGCATACCAAGCTCCTGGAATATGGCATCGACTTCAAGCGCGTCATGCGTGGTCGCCTTGTCCTTGGCACGGCCGATGGCTGGCTAAAGGCCGATGGAGAGACCATATACCAGGCAAGCGACCTTCGCGTCGGGCTGTCGAAGGAAAAGGCTGCCTGA
- the irrA gene encoding iron response transcriptional regulator IrrA, with protein MTTAIEIRSEERLRRSGLRPTRQRMALADLIFAKGDRHLTVEELHEEAVAAGVPVSLATVYNTLHQFTEAGMIRVLAVESAKTYFDTNVSDHHHFFVEGHNEVLDIPVSSITIDNLPEPPEGMEIAHVDVVIRLRRKRG; from the coding sequence ATGACGACTGCCATCGAGATCCGTTCGGAAGAACGCCTCCGCCGTTCCGGCCTTAGGCCGACGCGTCAGCGCATGGCGCTTGCAGACCTGATCTTTGCCAAGGGCGACCGTCATCTGACGGTGGAAGAATTGCATGAGGAAGCCGTGGCCGCCGGTGTGCCGGTATCGCTTGCAACGGTTTACAATACACTGCACCAGTTCACCGAAGCCGGCATGATCCGCGTTCTCGCGGTCGAGAGCGCCAAGACCTATTTCGACACCAACGTGTCCGACCACCATCACTTCTTTGTCGAGGGCCACAACGAGGTGCTCGACATTCCAGTCAGCAGCATCACCATCGACAACCTGCCCGAGCCGCCCGAAGGCATGGAAATCGCCCATGTCGACGTGGTAATTCGCCTTCGCCGCAAGCGCGGCTGA